The following DNA comes from Salminus brasiliensis chromosome 21, fSalBra1.hap2, whole genome shotgun sequence.
CAAATTACTGCACCAATGCCACGTAGCATGGAGACAATCAGCTtgtggcactgctgagatgttaTTAAAGCCCAGGTTTCCTTGAAAGTGGTCTTCAGGTTGTCTCTATTGCTGGGTCAGATGTTTCTCTTCCTTTTGACAATACCCCATACATTCTTTATGCTTCTGATGTTTTGtctgattcaggagtggcttgaTATTAGGAATGTGGCAATTGTGTCCTTTAAGATGCATCTGTATTTTATTATCCTTGCCATATCAAaattcattccttttttttctccctacaCATGTGTTTTTAGTGGTATCTTTTGTGAATATAAATTACAATGACCAAGACATGACTTGTTCTTCTCACCAGGTCTGATGCATCTAACAGTGCAGTTTTAAAACCATGGGGTGACAGTCCAGATGTTCCTCAGTTTGTGCCATTAGCATCTATAGAGAGTTCCTTGTCCTCTTCCGAACGCCGTGGTTGCCCATACAGTTCTCGTGCTCGCCGCAGTAACAGCTCAGAGGCACTTCTGGACCGCTCCAACCTGCCTGAGTCCCTACCCCCCCGAAATGGCATGCCTTCAAGAGCTGGACCCTATAAAAGTTCAGAGTCCCTGACAGATGGAAAACTCAGACAGATGTATCGTGGCAGCCCCGAGAGACAGCTGGGTGGGGTTAATGAGCAAAAGGGCCGTATGCGCTCGTCTGTTGGTAGCAGAGGGAGTGTTCTGGGTTACAATGAGATTTTAATGGACTACATTTGGGGCAAACAGCAAAAGCGCCCGGTTCAGCACCAGCAGCCGCAAGCTTCAGGACGGATATGGCCTGAACTCTCCTCGTTTCCAGTGTCTggtaattgttttgtaattcATTATGTCACCCCTCTTCATTAGTAAGGGTATCATTTAAGATGCATTTGATCATCCTTTTTTATGGTTATATTTAAGTATGATTAACTGTTTGCAGAAATGTAAAGTAAAGTGACCATCATTGTTTCTTAATAAACAGTTGTCAGGGCATTAATACAGATATGATGAAAAGTTGTCCTGTTATCACATACAACATAGGtaaaacacttttcattcaGTCAGACTGTTATAACAATTGTTGTTTAAGTTAATACAAACACTATAttcaaaaaaacttttaaacttAGATACAAAACTTCTAAATTTAATTACAAATAGCTCTACAAATGGAAACACCCCAAATGGAAGAGGCAGGTTTCATAAattaattttataaaaaatatgaacTTAATGTTTGTCCATACAGCTGCCTTGTagtatttcaccttttttttgtttaaacttCCTGTTTTCCAGTGTCTGGCACCCCTCCTCACTATAATGGTTTTTCCCATTCTCAAATCCACTTGGCCTCAGCACCACCCCCTTATAGCCCCATGCTCCTACAAGATCAGCAGGCTGAACCTCGGCGAATTAAAGTCACTCGGACCAAATCCTGCGGACCCTTTGTTCCCCTTCAGCACCCCCAGGACCCAGTCCTTCTCTCTACTTACGAGCCCCCGCACCCTCCCAATGGCTCTGCTGCCACTGCTGAGCTGCCCACTGCATTTTCCCGCAGACTGGCACCCTTTCCTCTGCCCTCGCCGGATGACTCTACTCGTAGCCTGCACAAGGCACTGGCACTGGAAGGCCTACGGGACTGGTACCTGAGAAATGCTCTGGGTTACAGTAGCTCCAAAGGGCATGAAGGCCTGCCCCTgcgacacacacaccacctgtTGCACCAGCCACAGTCTGTTCCTCTTGACCCACTCTACGCACACCCACACATCCCACAGTCTGCTTCATTCCACGGGCACCCACTGCATGGCAGGTAAGTCTCCAAACTTTCCATGAATTTtgcataatattaaataatacataactTAAGGTTCCTGAAGACAAtgcaggcagcatgatgccaccTTATTTCACACATATAAGGATGCCAAGCCTCATTACTAAAACAGCAACctcaaataatataataataataataatgcaacaAATGAAAACTTGACAAATGAAAAACAGACCAGGGTGGTGGATAGTTTTCTTAAAACACTTTGTGCTTGTTAAAAAACAATCATATTTTAAATGCCAAAGCCTATTTGAGTGTTGTTGCGGACCATGTGCATCCGTTTATACCCTTTTTATTCACTTccattccatttatttatttagtcacAAAACAAATGTGGGCCGATCCTATTTTAAGCAAGCCAATGTCAACACTGGCAAGGCAAAACTCCCATCGATCAAGATGAATGGCTACTAATCGGGAAGCAGTAAAATGGTAAAGTAGAATGTTTGCACAGTGGCGTGTACTACGAAGGGGCCTGggctgtgggttcgatcctCATTCCAGGCTCTGTATGTCACgtgtttggtgtgttttctcAATGTCTGCATGGGTGTCCTCCGGGTACTCTTCCTACTTGGAATTGGCATCACATGGATTTGGCAATGCTGTGAGCAAATACATATGTGTAGTACCTGTGATGTTCAGAGGCTATGGTTGAGATTTATAGAATGTTAAATCTGCAAGAATTGTGGCCACAAAGAGGTTGTGTTGAAAGCAAAAAAGGCCATGCCCTGTACTAGTATAATGTTCCTGATAGTGAGtgttacatgtaaatgtaatgtaatgttgttATCACTTCTGATCTAAAGCGTTTCATTTTGCTCTGATCTCATGAGAAAAAATATATGCGCTGGTGTGTATATGTCTTGTTGTCCTTGCAGCCAACATGTCCCTAAACTAGTGGCCCCACTACTAGAATGTATAACAGCCTGTTGTAATGGCTTTATATATCATGTAAACATTAAAGAGCAGTATaatgcatgtttgttttttagtaaATAACATTTACTAAACACATATTTTTTTGTTCTCAGGTCTGTAGAGTTTTCTCTCTATCCAGAACCATTCCCTTCCCAAGAGAATGCCCAGAAAGAATCCAGCTCAGACCCTGCTGCTCCAGGAACTCTGGTATAATTCCATCTAATATGTTCCATC
Coding sequences within:
- the ccdc120b gene encoding coiled-coil domain-containing protein 120 isoform X1 — protein: MEVKGHLITAMGLGSPEVQDSKLQAERISELQERKETLQTILSSRLGELRQMCLLEAELTGKLPRDFPLEVGERPPFVQRRPGLAPTKAEDDQGQRRQMKTLFSGALRRNIESDKTMLHNKRTVHRGCHTEDTVKSESSSLSDSIQSQDNEDSSPSVFPEHRSLSHPRLAPGSPESRLSRKLSPVEIYYEMRTRRNSASSSVSPSHSLPRSASNVEGRSVPATPLLSRTAPISIHIRSDASNSAVLKPWGDSPDVPQFVPLASIESSLSSSERRGCPYSSRARRSNSSEALLDRSNLPESLPPRNGMPSRAGPYKSSESLTDGKLRQMYRGSPERQLGGVNEQKGRMRSSVGSRGSVLGYNEILMDYIWGKQQKRPVQHQQPQASGRIWPELSSFPVSVSGTPPHYNGFSHSQIHLASAPPPYSPMLLQDQQAEPRRIKVTRTKSCGPFVPLQHPQDPVLLSTYEPPHPPNGSAATAELPTAFSRRLAPFPLPSPDDSTRSLHKALALEGLRDWYLRNALGYSSSKGHEGLPLRHTHHLLHQPQSVPLDPLYAHPHIPQSASFHGHPLHGRSVEFSLYPEPFPSQENAQKESSSDPAAPGTLV
- the ccdc120b gene encoding coiled-coil domain-containing protein 120 isoform X3, with protein sequence MEVKGHLITAMGLGSPEVQDSKLQAERISELQERKETLQTILSSRLGELRQMCLLEAELTGKLPRDFPLEVGERPPFVQRRPGLAPTKAEDDQGQRRQMKTLFSGALRRNIESDKTMLHNKRTVHQDTVKSESSSLSDSIQSQDNEDSSPSVFPEHRSLSHPRLAPGSPESRLSRKLSPVEIYYEMRTRRNSASSSVSPSHSLPRSASNVEGRSVPATPLLSRTAPISIHIRSDASNSAVLKPWGDSPDVPQFVPLASIESSLSSSERRGCPYSSRARRSNSSEALLDRSNLPESLPPRNGMPSRAGPYKSSESLTDGKLRQMYRGSPERQLGGVNEQKGRMRSSVGSRGSVLGYNEILMDYIWGKQQKRPVQHQQPQASGRIWPELSSFPVSVSGTPPHYNGFSHSQIHLASAPPPYSPMLLQDQQAEPRRIKVTRTKSCGPFVPLQHPQDPVLLSTYEPPHPPNGSAATAELPTAFSRRLAPFPLPSPDDSTRSLHKALALEGLRDWYLRNALGYSSSKGHEGLPLRHTHHLLHQPQSVPLDPLYAHPHIPQSASFHGHPLHGRSVEFSLYPEPFPSQENAQKESSSDPAAPGTLV
- the ccdc120b gene encoding coiled-coil domain-containing protein 120 isoform X2, translating into MEVKGHLITAMGLGSPEVQDSKLQAERISELQERKETLQTILSSRLGELRQMCLLEAELTGKLPRDFPLEVGERPPFVQRRPGLAPTKAEDDQGQRRQMKTLFSGALRRNIESDKTMLHNKRTVHRGCHTEDTVKSESSSLSDSIQSQDNEDSSPSVFPEHRSLSHPRLAPGSPESRLSRKLSPVEIYYEMRTRRNSASSSVSPSHSLPRSASNVEGRSVPATPLLSRTAPISIHIRSDASNSAVLKPWGDSPDVPQFVPLASIESSLSSSERRGCPYSSRARRSNSSEALLDRSNLPESLPPRNGMPSRAGPYKSSESLTDGKLRQMYRGSPERQLGGVNEQKGRMRSSVGSRGSVLGYNEILMDYIWGKQQKRPVQHQQPQASGRIWPELSSFPVSVSGTPPHYNGFSHSQIHLASAPPPYSPMLLQDQQAEPRRIKVTRTKSCGPFVPLQHPQDPVLLSTYEPPHPPNGSAATAELPTAFSRRLAPFPLPSPDDSTRSLHKALALEGLRDWYLRNALGYSSSKGHEGLPLRHTHHLLHQPQSVPLDPLYAHPHIPQSASFHGHPLHGSHKTNVGRSYFKQANVNTGKAKLPSIKMNGY